A genomic window from Panthera tigris isolate Pti1 chromosome B4, P.tigris_Pti1_mat1.1, whole genome shotgun sequence includes:
- the ITGA7 gene encoding integrin alpha-7 isoform X2: protein MAGTPGRGPRGSPGICYLLGSLLAGLLCPGAVAFNLDVMGALRKEGEPGSLFGFSVALHRQLQPRPQSWLLVGAPQALALPGQQANRTGGLFACPLSLEETDCYRVDIDRGADVQKESKENQWLGVSVRSQGPGGKIVTCAHRYEARQRVDQILETRDVIGRCFVLSQDLAVRDELDGGEWKFCEGRPQGHEQFGFCQQGTAAAFSPDSHYLLFGAPGTYNWKGLLFVTNIDSSDPDQLVYKTLDPADRLPGPAGDLALNSYLGFSIDSGKGLVRAEELSFVAGAPRANHKGAVVILRKDSASRLVPEVMLSGERLTSGFGYSLAVADLNNDGWADLVVGAPYFFERQEELGGAVYVYMNQGGHWAGVSPLRLCGSPDSMFGISLAVLGDLNQDGFADIAVGAPFDGDGKVFIYHGSSLGVVIKPSQVLEGEAVGIKSFGYSLSGGLDVDGNHYPDLLVGSLADTAVLFRARPVLHVSHEVFIAPRAIDLEQPNCAAGHSVCVDLRVCFSYIATPNSYSPIVALDYVLDGDTDRRLRGQVPRVTFLSRGPDDPKHQASGTVWLKHQHDRVCGDTMFQLQENVKDKLRAIVVTLSYSLQTPRLRRQAPGQGLPPVAPILNAHQPSTQRAEIHFLKQGCGEDKICQSNLQLVHARFCARVSDTEFQPLPMDTDGTTALFALSGQPVIGLELTVTNLPSDPAQPQADGDDAHEAQLLVTLPASLHYSGVRALDSAEKPLCLSNENASHVECELGNPMKRGAQVTFYLILSTSGITIETTELEVELLLATISEQELHPVSARARVFIELPLSITGVAIPQQLFFSGVVRGESAMRSERDIGSKVKYEVTVSNQGQSLNTLGSAFLNIMWPHEIANGKWLLYPMRVELEGGQGPGQKGLCSPRPNILQLDVDSRDRRRRELEQPEQQEHPEQPEPSTSWWPVSSAEKKKNITLDCVRGTANCVVFSCPLYSFDRAAVLHVWGRLWNSTFLEEYSAVKSLEVIVRANITVKSSIKNLLLRDASTVIPVMVYLDPVAVVAEGVPWWVILLAVLAGLLVLALLVLLMWKMGFFKRARYPEATVPQYHAVKIPREDRQQFKEEKTGTILRNNWGSPRREGPDAHPILAADGHPEPGSEGHPVSGTA from the exons ATGGCCGGGACTCCGGGCCGTGGTCCTCGGGGCTCCCCCGGGATTTGTTACCTTCTTGGCTCCCTGCTGGCCGGCCTGCTCTGCCCGGGGGCTGTCGCCTTCAATCTGGACGTGATGGGCGCCCTGCGCAAGGAGGGCGAGCCGGGTAGCCTCTTCGGCTTCTCTGTGGCTCTGCACCGGCAGTTGCAGCCCCGACCCCAGAGCTG GCTGCTGGTGGGTGCTCCGCAGGCCCTGGCTCTGCCTGGGCAGCAGGCGAATCGCACTGGAGGCCTCTTCGCTTGTCCCCTGAGCCTGGAAGAGACCGACTGCTACAGAGTGGACATCGACCGTGGAG CTGATGTgcagaaagaaagcaaggagaaCCAGTGGTTGGGAGTCAGTGTTCGGAGCCAGGGGCCTGGAGGCAAGATTGTC ACCTGTGCACACCGGTATGAGGCACGGCAGCGAGTAGACCAGATCCTGGAGACCAGGGATGTGATCGGTCGTTGCTTTGTGCTAAGCCAAGACCTGGCCGTCCGTGATGAATTGGATGGCGGGGAATGGAAGTTCTGTGAGGGTCGCCCCCAAGGCCATGAACAATTTGGGTTCTGCCAGCAGGGCACAGCTGCCGCCTTCTCCCCTGACAGCCACTACCTCCTCTTTGGGGCCCCGGGAACCTATAACTGGAAGG GGTTGCTCTTTGTGACCAACATTGATAGCTCAGACCCTGACCAGCTGGTGTATAAAACTTTGGACCCCGCTGACCGGCTCCCAGGACCAGCCGGAGACTTGGCCCTGAATAGCTACTTAG GTTTCTCCATCGACTCGGGGAAGGGTCTGGTGCGTGCAGAAGAGCTGAGCTTTGTGGCAGGGGCCCCCCGTGCCAACCACAAGGGTGCTGTGGTCATTCTGCGCAAAGACAGTGCCAGTCGCCTGGTGCCCGAAGTTATGCTGTCTGGGGAGCGCCTGACCTCCGGCTTTGGCTACTCACTGGCTGTGGCCGATCTCAATAATGATGG CTGGGCAGACCTGGTAGTGGGTGCCCCCTACTTCTTTGAGCGCCAAGAAGAGCTGGGGGGTGCCGTGTATGTGTACATGAACCAGGGGGGTCACTGGGCTGGGGTCTCCCCTCTCCGGCTCTGTGGCTCTCCTGACTCCATGTTCGGGATCAGCCTGGCTGTCTTGGGGGACCTCAACCAAGATGGCTTTGCAG ATATCGCTGTGGGGGCTCCCTTTGATGGGgatgggaaagtctttatctacCATGGGAGCAGCCTGGGGGTTGTCATCAAACCTTCCCAG GTGCTGGAGGGTGAGGCCGTGGGCATAAAGAGCTTTGGCTACTCCTTGTCCGGTGGCCTGGATGTGGATGGGAATCATTACCCAGACCTACTGGTTGGCTCCTTGGCTGACACTGCTGTGCTCTTCAG GGCCAGACCCGTCCTTCATGTGTCGCATGAGGTCTTCATTGCTCCCCGAGCCATTGATCTAGAACAGCCTAACTGTGCTGCTGGCCACTCAGTCTG TGTGGACTTGCGGGTCTGTTTCAGCTACATTGCAACCCCCAACAGCTACAGCCCTATTGTGG CCCTGGATTATGTGTTAGATGGGGACACAGACCGAAGGCTCCGGGGCCAGGTCCCCCGTGTGACCTTCCTGAGCCGTGGCCCAGATGACCCCAAGCACCAGGCCTCAGGCACCGTGTGGCTGAAGCACCAGCATGACCGAGTCTGTGGAGACACCATGTTCCAGCTACAG GAGAATGTCAAAGACAAGCTTCGGGCCATTGTGGTGACCCTGTCCTACAGTCTCCAGACCCCACGGCTCCGGCGACAGGCTCCTGGCCAGGGTCTGCCCCCAGTGGCCCccatcctcaatgcccaccaGCCCAGCACCCAGAGGGCAGAG ATCCACTTCCTGAAACAAGGTTGTGGTGAAGACAAGATCTGTCAGAGCAACCTGCAGCTGGTTCATGCTCGCTTCTGTGCCCGGGTCAGCGACACGGAGTTCCAACCTCTGCCCAT GGATACAGATGGGACAACAGCCCTGTTTGCCCTGAGTGGGCAGCCAGTCATTGGCCTGGAGCTGACGGTCACCAACCTGCCCTCGGatccagcccagccccaggctgaTGGGGATGATGCTCATGAAGCCCAGCTTCTGGtcaccctccctgcctccctgcactACTCAGGAGTCCGAGCCCTGGACTCTgcg gAGAAGCCGCTCTGCCTGTCCAACGAGAATGCCTCCCATGtcgagtgtgagctggggaaccCCATGAAGAGAGGTGCCCAG GTCACCTTCTACCTCATCCTTAGCACCTCAGGGATCACTATTGAGACCACAGAGCTGGAAGTGGAGCTGCTGTTGGCCAC GATCAGTGAGCAGGAGCTTCATCCGGTCTCTGCCCGAGCACGTGTCTTCATTGAGCTGCCGCTGTCCATCACGGG GGTGGCCATTCCCCAGCAGCTCTTCTTCTCTGGTGTGGTGCGGGGCGAGAGCGCCATGCGGTCTGAGCGGGATATAGGCAGCAAGGTCAAGTATGAGGTCACG GTCTCCAACCAAGGCCAGTCGCTTAACACCCTGGGCTCTGCCTTCCTCAACATCATGTGGCCCCATGAGATTGCCAACGGAAAGTGGCTGCTGTACCCCATGCGGGTGGAGCTGGAGGGCGGGCAAGGGCCTGGGCAGAAGGGGCTCTGTTCCCCGAGGCCCAACATCCTCCAACTG GACGTGGACAGCAGGGATAGGAGGCGGAGGGAGCTGGAGCAGCCGGAGCAGCAGGAACATCCTGAGCAGCCAGAGCCCAGCACATCCTGGTGGCCAGTGTCCTCTGCcgagaagaagaaaaacatcacCCTG GACTGTGTCCGGGGCACTGCCAACTGTGTGGTGTTCAGCTGCCCTCTATATAGCTTTGACCGAGCTGCTGTGCTGCACGTCTGGGGCCGCCTCTGGAACAGCACCTTCTTGGAG GAGTACTCAGCTGTGAAGTCCCTGGAAGTGATTGTGCGAGCGAACATCACTGTGAAGTCCTCTATCAAGAACTTGCTGCTCAGAGACGCCTCCACAGTG ATCCCAGTGATGGTTTACCTGGACCCTGTGGCTGTGGTGGCAGAAGGAGTCCCCTGGTGGGTCATCCTCCTGGCTGTACTGGCCGGGCTTCTGGTGCTGGCGCTGCTGGTGCTGCTCATGTGGAAG ATGGGATTCTTCAAGCGGGCACGGTACCCCGAGGCCACCGTGCCCCAGTACCACGCGGTGAAGATCCCGCGGGAAGACCGACAGCAGTTCAAAGAGGAGAAGACGGGCACCATCCTGAGGAACAACTGGGGCAGCCCCCGGCGGGAGGGCCCCGATGCACACCCCATCCTGGCTGCGGATGGGCACCCTGAGCCAGGCTCAGAGGGGCATCCCGTGTCAGGCACCGCCTAG
- the ITGA7 gene encoding integrin alpha-7 isoform X4 produces the protein MAGTPGRGPRGSPGICYLLGSLLAGLLCPGAVAFNLDVMGALRKEGEPGSLFGFSVALHRQLQPRPQSWLLVGAPQALALPGQQANRTGGLFACPLSLEETDCYRVDIDRGADVQKESKENQWLGVSVRSQGPGGKIVTCAHRYEARQRVDQILETRDVIGRCFVLSQDLAVRDELDGGEWKFCEGRPQGHEQFGFCQQGTAAAFSPDSHYLLFGAPGTYNWKGTARVELCVQGSADLAHLDDGPYEAGGEKEQDPRLIPVPANSYFGLLFVTNIDSSDPDQLVYKTLDPADRLPGPAGDLALNSYLGFSIDSGKGLVRAEELSFVAGAPRANHKGAVVILRKDSASRLVPEVMLSGERLTSGFGYSLAVADLNNDGWADLVVGAPYFFERQEELGGAVYVYMNQGGHWAGVSPLRLCGSPDSMFGISLAVLGDLNQDGFADIAVGAPFDGDGKVFIYHGSSLGVVIKPSQVLEGEAVGIKSFGYSLSGGLDVDGNHYPDLLVGSLADTAVLFRARPVLHVSHEVFIAPRAIDLEQPNCAAGHSVCVDLRVCFSYIATPNSYSPIVALDYVLDGDTDRRLRGQVPRVTFLSRGPDDPKHQASGTVWLKHQHDRVCGDTMFQLQENVKDKLRAIVVTLSYSLQTPRLRRQAPGQGLPPVAPILNAHQPSTQRAEIHFLKQGCGEDKICQSNLQLVHARFCARVSDTEFQPLPMDTDGTTALFALSGQPVIGLELTVTNLPSDPAQPQADGDDAHEAQLLVTLPASLHYSGVRALDSAEKPLCLSNENASHVECELGNPMKRGAQVTFYLILSTSGITIETTELEVELLLATISEQELHPVSARARVFIELPLSITGVAIPQQLFFSGVVRGESAMRSERDIGSKVKYEVTVSNQGQSLNTLGSAFLNIMWPHEIANGKWLLYPMRVELEGGQGPGQKGLCSPRPNILQLDVDSRDRRRRELEQPEQQEHPEQPEPSTSWWPVSSAEKKKNITLDCVRGTANCVVFSCPLYSFDRAAVLHVWGRLWNSTFLEEYSAVKSLEVIVRANITVKSSIKNLLLRDASTVIPVMVYLDPVAVVAEGVPWWVILLAVLAGLLVLALLVLLMWKMGFFKRARYPEATVPQYHAVKIPREDRQQFKEEKTGTILRNNWGSPRREGPDAHPILAADGHPEPGSEGHPVSGTA, from the exons ATGGCCGGGACTCCGGGCCGTGGTCCTCGGGGCTCCCCCGGGATTTGTTACCTTCTTGGCTCCCTGCTGGCCGGCCTGCTCTGCCCGGGGGCTGTCGCCTTCAATCTGGACGTGATGGGCGCCCTGCGCAAGGAGGGCGAGCCGGGTAGCCTCTTCGGCTTCTCTGTGGCTCTGCACCGGCAGTTGCAGCCCCGACCCCAGAGCTG GCTGCTGGTGGGTGCTCCGCAGGCCCTGGCTCTGCCTGGGCAGCAGGCGAATCGCACTGGAGGCCTCTTCGCTTGTCCCCTGAGCCTGGAAGAGACCGACTGCTACAGAGTGGACATCGACCGTGGAG CTGATGTgcagaaagaaagcaaggagaaCCAGTGGTTGGGAGTCAGTGTTCGGAGCCAGGGGCCTGGAGGCAAGATTGTC ACCTGTGCACACCGGTATGAGGCACGGCAGCGAGTAGACCAGATCCTGGAGACCAGGGATGTGATCGGTCGTTGCTTTGTGCTAAGCCAAGACCTGGCCGTCCGTGATGAATTGGATGGCGGGGAATGGAAGTTCTGTGAGGGTCGCCCCCAAGGCCATGAACAATTTGGGTTCTGCCAGCAGGGCACAGCTGCCGCCTTCTCCCCTGACAGCCACTACCTCCTCTTTGGGGCCCCGGGAACCTATAACTGGAAGG GCACCGCCAGGGTGGAGCTCTGTGTGCAGGGCTCGGCGGACCTGGCGCACCTGGACGACGGGCCCTACGAGGCGGGGGGTGAGAAGGAGCAGGACCCCCGCCTCATCCCGGTCCCTGCCAACAGCTACTTTG GGTTGCTCTTTGTGACCAACATTGATAGCTCAGACCCTGACCAGCTGGTGTATAAAACTTTGGACCCCGCTGACCGGCTCCCAGGACCAGCCGGAGACTTGGCCCTGAATAGCTACTTAG GTTTCTCCATCGACTCGGGGAAGGGTCTGGTGCGTGCAGAAGAGCTGAGCTTTGTGGCAGGGGCCCCCCGTGCCAACCACAAGGGTGCTGTGGTCATTCTGCGCAAAGACAGTGCCAGTCGCCTGGTGCCCGAAGTTATGCTGTCTGGGGAGCGCCTGACCTCCGGCTTTGGCTACTCACTGGCTGTGGCCGATCTCAATAATGATGG CTGGGCAGACCTGGTAGTGGGTGCCCCCTACTTCTTTGAGCGCCAAGAAGAGCTGGGGGGTGCCGTGTATGTGTACATGAACCAGGGGGGTCACTGGGCTGGGGTCTCCCCTCTCCGGCTCTGTGGCTCTCCTGACTCCATGTTCGGGATCAGCCTGGCTGTCTTGGGGGACCTCAACCAAGATGGCTTTGCAG ATATCGCTGTGGGGGCTCCCTTTGATGGGgatgggaaagtctttatctacCATGGGAGCAGCCTGGGGGTTGTCATCAAACCTTCCCAG GTGCTGGAGGGTGAGGCCGTGGGCATAAAGAGCTTTGGCTACTCCTTGTCCGGTGGCCTGGATGTGGATGGGAATCATTACCCAGACCTACTGGTTGGCTCCTTGGCTGACACTGCTGTGCTCTTCAG GGCCAGACCCGTCCTTCATGTGTCGCATGAGGTCTTCATTGCTCCCCGAGCCATTGATCTAGAACAGCCTAACTGTGCTGCTGGCCACTCAGTCTG TGTGGACTTGCGGGTCTGTTTCAGCTACATTGCAACCCCCAACAGCTACAGCCCTATTGTGG CCCTGGATTATGTGTTAGATGGGGACACAGACCGAAGGCTCCGGGGCCAGGTCCCCCGTGTGACCTTCCTGAGCCGTGGCCCAGATGACCCCAAGCACCAGGCCTCAGGCACCGTGTGGCTGAAGCACCAGCATGACCGAGTCTGTGGAGACACCATGTTCCAGCTACAG GAGAATGTCAAAGACAAGCTTCGGGCCATTGTGGTGACCCTGTCCTACAGTCTCCAGACCCCACGGCTCCGGCGACAGGCTCCTGGCCAGGGTCTGCCCCCAGTGGCCCccatcctcaatgcccaccaGCCCAGCACCCAGAGGGCAGAG ATCCACTTCCTGAAACAAGGTTGTGGTGAAGACAAGATCTGTCAGAGCAACCTGCAGCTGGTTCATGCTCGCTTCTGTGCCCGGGTCAGCGACACGGAGTTCCAACCTCTGCCCAT GGATACAGATGGGACAACAGCCCTGTTTGCCCTGAGTGGGCAGCCAGTCATTGGCCTGGAGCTGACGGTCACCAACCTGCCCTCGGatccagcccagccccaggctgaTGGGGATGATGCTCATGAAGCCCAGCTTCTGGtcaccctccctgcctccctgcactACTCAGGAGTCCGAGCCCTGGACTCTgcg gAGAAGCCGCTCTGCCTGTCCAACGAGAATGCCTCCCATGtcgagtgtgagctggggaaccCCATGAAGAGAGGTGCCCAG GTCACCTTCTACCTCATCCTTAGCACCTCAGGGATCACTATTGAGACCACAGAGCTGGAAGTGGAGCTGCTGTTGGCCAC GATCAGTGAGCAGGAGCTTCATCCGGTCTCTGCCCGAGCACGTGTCTTCATTGAGCTGCCGCTGTCCATCACGGG GGTGGCCATTCCCCAGCAGCTCTTCTTCTCTGGTGTGGTGCGGGGCGAGAGCGCCATGCGGTCTGAGCGGGATATAGGCAGCAAGGTCAAGTATGAGGTCACG GTCTCCAACCAAGGCCAGTCGCTTAACACCCTGGGCTCTGCCTTCCTCAACATCATGTGGCCCCATGAGATTGCCAACGGAAAGTGGCTGCTGTACCCCATGCGGGTGGAGCTGGAGGGCGGGCAAGGGCCTGGGCAGAAGGGGCTCTGTTCCCCGAGGCCCAACATCCTCCAACTG GACGTGGACAGCAGGGATAGGAGGCGGAGGGAGCTGGAGCAGCCGGAGCAGCAGGAACATCCTGAGCAGCCAGAGCCCAGCACATCCTGGTGGCCAGTGTCCTCTGCcgagaagaagaaaaacatcacCCTG GACTGTGTCCGGGGCACTGCCAACTGTGTGGTGTTCAGCTGCCCTCTATATAGCTTTGACCGAGCTGCTGTGCTGCACGTCTGGGGCCGCCTCTGGAACAGCACCTTCTTGGAG GAGTACTCAGCTGTGAAGTCCCTGGAAGTGATTGTGCGAGCGAACATCACTGTGAAGTCCTCTATCAAGAACTTGCTGCTCAGAGACGCCTCCACAGTG ATCCCAGTGATGGTTTACCTGGACCCTGTGGCTGTGGTGGCAGAAGGAGTCCCCTGGTGGGTCATCCTCCTGGCTGTACTGGCCGGGCTTCTGGTGCTGGCGCTGCTGGTGCTGCTCATGTGGAAG ATGGGATTCTTCAAGCGGGCACGGTACCCCGAGGCCACCGTGCCCCAGTACCACGCGGTGAAGATCCCGCGGGAAGACCGACAGCAGTTCAAAGAGGAGAAGACGGGCACCATCCTGAGGAACAACTGGGGCAGCCCCCGGCGGGAGGGCCCCGATGCACACCCCATCCTGGCTGCGGATGGGCACCCTGAGCCAGGCTCAGAGGGGCATCCCGTGTCAGGCACCGCCTAG
- the ITGA7 gene encoding integrin alpha-7 isoform X1 — protein sequence MAGTPGRGPRGSPGICYLLGSLLAGLLCPGAVAFNLDVMGALRKEGEPGSLFGFSVALHRQLQPRPQSWLLVGAPQALALPGQQANRTGGLFACPLSLEETDCYRVDIDRGADVQKESKENQWLGVSVRSQGPGGKIVTCAHRYEARQRVDQILETRDVIGRCFVLSQDLAVRDELDGGEWKFCEGRPQGHEQFGFCQQGTAAAFSPDSHYLLFGAPGTYNWKGTARVELCVQGSADLAHLDDGPYEAGGEKEQDPRLIPVPANSYFGFSIDSGKGLVRAEELSFVAGAPRANHKGAVVILRKDSASRLVPEVMLSGERLTSGFGYSLAVADLNNDGWADLVVGAPYFFERQEELGGAVYVYMNQGGHWAGVSPLRLCGSPDSMFGISLAVLGDLNQDGFADIAVGAPFDGDGKVFIYHGSSLGVVIKPSQVLEGEAVGIKSFGYSLSGGLDVDGNHYPDLLVGSLADTAVLFRARPVLHVSHEVFIAPRAIDLEQPNCAAGHSVCVDLRVCFSYIATPNSYSPIVALDYVLDGDTDRRLRGQVPRVTFLSRGPDDPKHQASGTVWLKHQHDRVCGDTMFQLQENVKDKLRAIVVTLSYSLQTPRLRRQAPGQGLPPVAPILNAHQPSTQRAEIHFLKQGCGEDKICQSNLQLVHARFCARVSDTEFQPLPMDTDGTTALFALSGQPVIGLELTVTNLPSDPAQPQADGDDAHEAQLLVTLPASLHYSGVRALDSAEKPLCLSNENASHVECELGNPMKRGAQVTFYLILSTSGITIETTELEVELLLATISEQELHPVSARARVFIELPLSITGVAIPQQLFFSGVVRGESAMRSERDIGSKVKYEVTVSNQGQSLNTLGSAFLNIMWPHEIANGKWLLYPMRVELEGGQGPGQKGLCSPRPNILQLDVDSRDRRRRELEQPEQQEHPEQPEPSTSWWPVSSAEKKKNITLDCVRGTANCVVFSCPLYSFDRAAVLHVWGRLWNSTFLEEYSAVKSLEVIVRANITVKSSIKNLLLRDASTVIPVMVYLDPVAVVAEGVPWWVILLAVLAGLLVLALLVLLMWKMGFFKRARYPEATVPQYHAVKIPREDRQQFKEEKTGTILRNNWGSPRREGPDAHPILAADGHPEPGSEGHPVSGTA from the exons ATGGCCGGGACTCCGGGCCGTGGTCCTCGGGGCTCCCCCGGGATTTGTTACCTTCTTGGCTCCCTGCTGGCCGGCCTGCTCTGCCCGGGGGCTGTCGCCTTCAATCTGGACGTGATGGGCGCCCTGCGCAAGGAGGGCGAGCCGGGTAGCCTCTTCGGCTTCTCTGTGGCTCTGCACCGGCAGTTGCAGCCCCGACCCCAGAGCTG GCTGCTGGTGGGTGCTCCGCAGGCCCTGGCTCTGCCTGGGCAGCAGGCGAATCGCACTGGAGGCCTCTTCGCTTGTCCCCTGAGCCTGGAAGAGACCGACTGCTACAGAGTGGACATCGACCGTGGAG CTGATGTgcagaaagaaagcaaggagaaCCAGTGGTTGGGAGTCAGTGTTCGGAGCCAGGGGCCTGGAGGCAAGATTGTC ACCTGTGCACACCGGTATGAGGCACGGCAGCGAGTAGACCAGATCCTGGAGACCAGGGATGTGATCGGTCGTTGCTTTGTGCTAAGCCAAGACCTGGCCGTCCGTGATGAATTGGATGGCGGGGAATGGAAGTTCTGTGAGGGTCGCCCCCAAGGCCATGAACAATTTGGGTTCTGCCAGCAGGGCACAGCTGCCGCCTTCTCCCCTGACAGCCACTACCTCCTCTTTGGGGCCCCGGGAACCTATAACTGGAAGG GCACCGCCAGGGTGGAGCTCTGTGTGCAGGGCTCGGCGGACCTGGCGCACCTGGACGACGGGCCCTACGAGGCGGGGGGTGAGAAGGAGCAGGACCCCCGCCTCATCCCGGTCCCTGCCAACAGCTACTTTG GTTTCTCCATCGACTCGGGGAAGGGTCTGGTGCGTGCAGAAGAGCTGAGCTTTGTGGCAGGGGCCCCCCGTGCCAACCACAAGGGTGCTGTGGTCATTCTGCGCAAAGACAGTGCCAGTCGCCTGGTGCCCGAAGTTATGCTGTCTGGGGAGCGCCTGACCTCCGGCTTTGGCTACTCACTGGCTGTGGCCGATCTCAATAATGATGG CTGGGCAGACCTGGTAGTGGGTGCCCCCTACTTCTTTGAGCGCCAAGAAGAGCTGGGGGGTGCCGTGTATGTGTACATGAACCAGGGGGGTCACTGGGCTGGGGTCTCCCCTCTCCGGCTCTGTGGCTCTCCTGACTCCATGTTCGGGATCAGCCTGGCTGTCTTGGGGGACCTCAACCAAGATGGCTTTGCAG ATATCGCTGTGGGGGCTCCCTTTGATGGGgatgggaaagtctttatctacCATGGGAGCAGCCTGGGGGTTGTCATCAAACCTTCCCAG GTGCTGGAGGGTGAGGCCGTGGGCATAAAGAGCTTTGGCTACTCCTTGTCCGGTGGCCTGGATGTGGATGGGAATCATTACCCAGACCTACTGGTTGGCTCCTTGGCTGACACTGCTGTGCTCTTCAG GGCCAGACCCGTCCTTCATGTGTCGCATGAGGTCTTCATTGCTCCCCGAGCCATTGATCTAGAACAGCCTAACTGTGCTGCTGGCCACTCAGTCTG TGTGGACTTGCGGGTCTGTTTCAGCTACATTGCAACCCCCAACAGCTACAGCCCTATTGTGG CCCTGGATTATGTGTTAGATGGGGACACAGACCGAAGGCTCCGGGGCCAGGTCCCCCGTGTGACCTTCCTGAGCCGTGGCCCAGATGACCCCAAGCACCAGGCCTCAGGCACCGTGTGGCTGAAGCACCAGCATGACCGAGTCTGTGGAGACACCATGTTCCAGCTACAG GAGAATGTCAAAGACAAGCTTCGGGCCATTGTGGTGACCCTGTCCTACAGTCTCCAGACCCCACGGCTCCGGCGACAGGCTCCTGGCCAGGGTCTGCCCCCAGTGGCCCccatcctcaatgcccaccaGCCCAGCACCCAGAGGGCAGAG ATCCACTTCCTGAAACAAGGTTGTGGTGAAGACAAGATCTGTCAGAGCAACCTGCAGCTGGTTCATGCTCGCTTCTGTGCCCGGGTCAGCGACACGGAGTTCCAACCTCTGCCCAT GGATACAGATGGGACAACAGCCCTGTTTGCCCTGAGTGGGCAGCCAGTCATTGGCCTGGAGCTGACGGTCACCAACCTGCCCTCGGatccagcccagccccaggctgaTGGGGATGATGCTCATGAAGCCCAGCTTCTGGtcaccctccctgcctccctgcactACTCAGGAGTCCGAGCCCTGGACTCTgcg gAGAAGCCGCTCTGCCTGTCCAACGAGAATGCCTCCCATGtcgagtgtgagctggggaaccCCATGAAGAGAGGTGCCCAG GTCACCTTCTACCTCATCCTTAGCACCTCAGGGATCACTATTGAGACCACAGAGCTGGAAGTGGAGCTGCTGTTGGCCAC GATCAGTGAGCAGGAGCTTCATCCGGTCTCTGCCCGAGCACGTGTCTTCATTGAGCTGCCGCTGTCCATCACGGG GGTGGCCATTCCCCAGCAGCTCTTCTTCTCTGGTGTGGTGCGGGGCGAGAGCGCCATGCGGTCTGAGCGGGATATAGGCAGCAAGGTCAAGTATGAGGTCACG GTCTCCAACCAAGGCCAGTCGCTTAACACCCTGGGCTCTGCCTTCCTCAACATCATGTGGCCCCATGAGATTGCCAACGGAAAGTGGCTGCTGTACCCCATGCGGGTGGAGCTGGAGGGCGGGCAAGGGCCTGGGCAGAAGGGGCTCTGTTCCCCGAGGCCCAACATCCTCCAACTG GACGTGGACAGCAGGGATAGGAGGCGGAGGGAGCTGGAGCAGCCGGAGCAGCAGGAACATCCTGAGCAGCCAGAGCCCAGCACATCCTGGTGGCCAGTGTCCTCTGCcgagaagaagaaaaacatcacCCTG GACTGTGTCCGGGGCACTGCCAACTGTGTGGTGTTCAGCTGCCCTCTATATAGCTTTGACCGAGCTGCTGTGCTGCACGTCTGGGGCCGCCTCTGGAACAGCACCTTCTTGGAG GAGTACTCAGCTGTGAAGTCCCTGGAAGTGATTGTGCGAGCGAACATCACTGTGAAGTCCTCTATCAAGAACTTGCTGCTCAGAGACGCCTCCACAGTG ATCCCAGTGATGGTTTACCTGGACCCTGTGGCTGTGGTGGCAGAAGGAGTCCCCTGGTGGGTCATCCTCCTGGCTGTACTGGCCGGGCTTCTGGTGCTGGCGCTGCTGGTGCTGCTCATGTGGAAG ATGGGATTCTTCAAGCGGGCACGGTACCCCGAGGCCACCGTGCCCCAGTACCACGCGGTGAAGATCCCGCGGGAAGACCGACAGCAGTTCAAAGAGGAGAAGACGGGCACCATCCTGAGGAACAACTGGGGCAGCCCCCGGCGGGAGGGCCCCGATGCACACCCCATCCTGGCTGCGGATGGGCACCCTGAGCCAGGCTCAGAGGGGCATCCCGTGTCAGGCACCGCCTAG